In Pseudomonadota bacterium, the genomic stretch ATTGGCGCCACGCTCACCAAACTGACCCCGGAACAAGCTGAATATATCGGCGTAACCGTCGACGGCCCATACAAACCCGCGCATTATCGTTACTAAACGGATCGAATGCTGACCGCGATTTTCCTGTTTGTACTCGGGTCGATCGGACTGCTGATTTTTGAAGAATACCTGCACAATCACCCATCGCTCAGCAACCTTGGGACCTGGCTGAGCGAACACCTGTACATCCCCATGCTCAGGGCCGCCCTGGCTCTGGTTTTTGTGGCCGCCGCCTACCCGGCGCTGTTTGGGCTGCAAGATGCCCCAGCGATCGATAGCTTGCTGAGCGCCGGACATTATCGGCTCGACTGGTGGATCAACGGCGTCTTGCTGGTCAGCCTCGCGCTGCCGGCCGTACCCGGGCTGGGCCGGATTCCGGGGATCGTCCTGACCCTCCAGGGCATGGTCGCCAGCGCGATGTTGTTCGGTTGGCTTGCACAGGATTTGGGTTTGACACAGTACTGGTTGTTGCCGGGCTGGAGGCTGCTCGCAAAAATCCTGTTGATCACGGGCACAGCGGGTCTGCTGTCCTGGATGGCTGGATATTATCTTCAGCTTGCACGCAAGCGGCTGGTCGCCGAGAGCCTGCGCCTGTTCGCTCAAATGCCGGCGCTGATTATTTTTGGCAGCGCACTGGGACGGCAGCTGGACGGACTATAGGCAACTGGCGTTGTCCAGTACAAAGCACCGGCCACGCACATGCCGCCGGCGAGTCAGGCCGGGAGTATATCGGGATGTTTTGCTGCCTGGAGCAGCAGGCCGGATCCTTTTATTTTTTGGATATCAGGATCCGGCCACGCAAGCTTGGCCTTATTCGGCGGGCATTACGTTTTCGGCCTGGGGCCCTTTTGCGCCCATGGTCACTTCCATCGTGACTTTCTGGCCTTCGTGTAATGATTTGCGACCACTACCAGCGATGGCGCTGTAGTGAACGAAAACGTCTTTACCGCTTTCCTGTTCAATAAATCCAAAACCCTTTTCATCATTGAACCACTTGACGGTACCTTCTACTTGTTCAGACATAACTCTCTCTTACTTTTAAATTTCCGATAAATCGGAGTTACAAACTACCAACCCCATAAAGAATTGGCCTAAAACCTGTCACGCTTGCCTGGCTGGGGATTCCTCAGCGATTAGGCATCGGCGACGCCAGCTGAGCTACGTTCCTGAGGTGGCGGCGATTGTACACCACGAATCGACGCTATTGCGACAAATTTTTGATCGCCGCCTGCGTACCCAGGGTCGCGGCCAGTAATTTGCTGGTTTCTATCTCAAAAACGCTGTGCGCATCGCCGGCCGCCGCCCAGACGGTGGCATGTGCAAACAGATCATCATCGAGGTAGGTATCGATCATCCGGCCATGCCCCAGCGGGGGCACGCCGCCAATTGCGTATCCGGTGGCATCTATGACAAATTCCGCATCCGCCTTGCCCAGCGCCTCACCATGTACTTCGCCGAGTTTTTCGAGGCATACGGTATTGTTGCCGCTGACCAGCGCCAGTACCGGCGTGTCACTGCTCAGCCCCCTGAAAATGATCGACTTGACGATCCGGCCCTGCTCGCAGCCTATCGCCGATGCCGCATCCTGGGCCGACCGAGTGGTATCGGCCAGGGTGATTACGCGGCATTCCAGCCCCAGGTCCAGCAACGCCGCACTGAATTTTTGCAAGCCCGAAGCGGACATTCAGATTTGCCGTCCCTGGTTGATACTGCTCCCGCCCTTTTCACCAACCATTCGTCCGCTTCCCTTTGCTTACCGGCCCACAGGATTCCAAGGCATCCTGGACGCGTCTATGAGTTCGCGCTTGTCGCCAGCGGCCATGGCTTTGATTTTTATCTCTCGCCTCAACGCGGCACCGTGGTCACCGACTTCTTCCCGGAAAACAAGCTTGACCGGCAGCCTCGAGCGTGTGTATTTAGCGCCCACGCCGTCATTATGGCTGGCCAGACGGCCATCGACGTCTTTTGCAACGCCCGTATAGAGCGTTCCATCGGCGCAGCGAACGATATAAACCGACCATATTGGATGCGAAGCCGGTTGCCCGTCTTCCCAGGCCTCACCCATCCGGCATTCATCGATGCCCGATTGCTCATGCATGGCGAAACTGAATGTTTCGGCTCATAAAACCCTCCATCGCCTGTACTTTGGCAGCGCCGGTAAGGCCATTCCGGGTCGGCCCGGCGGCTACCGCCTCGGCGACATGCGGGCCAAGGTCCGGATCGACATTGCGTCTTTTAATGTAAACTGATGCCCAAGTTTCCGCAAACCCCGTGCCGCTTCCCGGACGATGGCGGCGAGCCAGGAATCCGATGATGACCAAAATCGCTCTAATCCAGCAGCCCGCATCGGGTAGCCGCGGAGAAAACATCAATAAAGGCATTGCCGCGACTCGCGAAGCGGCGGAAAACGGTGCGGCGCTGGTTTGTTTTTCCGAGCTTGCTTTCGACCGGTTTTATCCGGCGCAACCGGCAGGTCCGGATCGGGACAAGCTGGCTGAAACCATCCCGGGTCCGACCACGGAGATGTTCACCGCCCTGGCCCGCGAACTGAAAGTCATCGTCGTGCTCAATTTTCTCGAAATGGATGGCGGCAAGACCTTTGACAGCTCGCCGGTCATCGACGCCGATGGCGCCATCCTGGGCAGCACACGCATGGTGCACGTGCCCGACTATCCCTGCTTCCATGAAAAAAGCTATTACACGCCGGGTGATCGCGGTGCCGCCGTCTATGACACGGCCATCGGCAGAATCGGCGTCGCGATCTGTTATGACCGGCATTACCCCGAATATATGAGAGCGCTCGCTGTAGCCGGCGCCGAGCTTGTTCTGACGCCGCAAGCCGGCGCTGCGGACGAATGGCCCGCTGGATTGTTCGAAGCGGAAATGCGGGTGGCGGCCTTTCAGAACGGTTTTTTTACCGCCTTGTGCAATCGCGTCGGCAAAGAACCGACGATGGATTTTGCCGGCGAATCTTTCGTCTGCAACCCGGCAGGCGTGGTTATTGCCAGGGCCGGCCTGGGCAGCGATGAAATACTGTACGCCGACCTGGATTTTTCCCAAGTCGCTTTGTCGCACGCAAGAAAACTGTTTCTGGCCGACCGGCGGCCCGCTTTGTACCGCGACTGGGTGGATCCCTAGCCCGGATTATTCATAGGCGACAAGGCCTACGATAGCGATCCACTGGATGATCTGTGTCAGTGTCTG encodes the following:
- a CDS encoding carbon-nitrogen hydrolase family protein, with the translated sequence MTKIALIQQPASGSRGENINKGIAATREAAENGAALVCFSELAFDRFYPAQPAGPDRDKLAETIPGPTTEMFTALARELKVIVVLNFLEMDGGKTFDSSPVIDADGAILGSTRMVHVPDYPCFHEKSYYTPGDRGAAVYDTAIGRIGVAICYDRHYPEYMRALAVAGAELVLTPQAGAADEWPAGLFEAEMRVAAFQNGFFTALCNRVGKEPTMDFAGESFVCNPAGVVIARAGLGSDEILYADLDFSQVALSHARKLFLADRRPALYRDWVDP
- a CDS encoding cold-shock protein, with amino-acid sequence MSEQVEGTVKWFNDEKGFGFIEQESGKDVFVHYSAIAGSGRKSLHEGQKVTMEVTMGAKGPQAENVMPAE
- a CDS encoding YbaK/EbsC family protein; its protein translation is MSASGLQKFSAALLDLGLECRVITLADTTRSAQDAASAIGCEQGRIVKSIIFRGLSSDTPVLALVSGNNTVCLEKLGEVHGEALGKADAEFVIDATGYAIGGVPPLGHGRMIDTYLDDDLFAHATVWAAAGDAHSVFEIETSKLLAATLGTQAAIKNLSQ
- a CDS encoding GIY-YIG nuclease family protein, with the translated sequence MGEAWEDGQPASHPIWSVYIVRCADGTLYTGVAKDVDGRLASHNDGVGAKYTRSRLPVKLVFREEVGDHGAALRREIKIKAMAAGDKRELIDASRMPWNPVGR